Proteins encoded in a region of the Poecilia reticulata strain Guanapo linkage group LG14, Guppy_female_1.0+MT, whole genome shotgun sequence genome:
- the tecta gene encoding alpha-tectorin isoform X1, with protein MVRRCCPLALLQLLSVFAQTRALTQDLLYPYGPAHRDLETPKMDDGSSVEIPLLIPFIFFNVPYRSIYVNNNGVISFNVQVSQFTPEAFPLSDSRSFIAPLWADVHNGIRGDVYYRETTDPELLERATQDVRRHFKNMPGFTATWVFMATWHQVTFYGGSQTTPVNTFQTILISDGAAFFSMFNYGEITWSTGTASGGDPLTGLGGTTAQAGFNGGDIGHFFNLPGSRSNDVVNIEQTTNVNFPGRWFFRVDTELIDPANGCSYNGRYYRRGEIFWMSDQCSQRCRCLDINNEVQCLEAPCGQFENCEQQDGAFYCQPTRTSTCVVFGDPHYHTFDGFLYHFQGTCSYLLARPCWEMVGLPFFSVEAKNENRGVTTVSWLRDVTVEVYGHRVMIPKGSLGNVQVDGLMKALPVQLELGAVKVYQSGVAVALETDFGLLVTYDGQHYASISLPSSYFNNTCGLCGNYNDDPADDPVLPDGSLAESVVELGGSWRAEDTDWRCTDGCAQNCSVCDPATEAMYFRSDYCGLINKTDGPFRDCRAVVDPTAFVYSCVYDMCSNRDNITTLCYAIQAYALACQALGVTIRPWRTRTFCAMPCPEFSHYEVCTSACPASCSDLTAPLYCAHPCTEGCQCEPGYVLSGNRCVQQDDCGCEHNDLYYPLNHTFWAGPGGEEGDCSLRCTCGFAGEVSCFNESCKEGEVCVAELGLLGCYPRREGVCSVTQNSVTSTFDGTFLLFPDDSSYYLLKLCGPVPANGSVVEVKIGRRLMNKGPTWMRPVIVTVANLEAQMGGTDFDTVKVNGEPVVLPFVHPMETMMIYRAPGNATVVESRGLLRVHYNRQGFLNISLSTIFYNVTCGLCGVFNSNTTDDLRLPNGRLAENTEQFTEGWKSIADDLTCNGDCDDLYRMCTDLRLYQSPWMCGNINDPGNSSFLACHSVVNPSPFFRNCLYNMCIREGNRSALCSSLQAYATACQDAQVGLASWRSATNCPLPCPENSHFEECTTACPLTCTNLDEPEEPCPLPCQEGCQCEEGFAMRDGLCVARSDCGCMYHGHQVATNQTFWTDWECQERCYCNGSDNSAYCQLAPCHPEEYCQENDGLYFCQPHTEALCVAAGYGHFQAFTGVPFELQSSCTLKMVTTICRRREPVATSGVFPRFKLAVRNEERDTGQAIWVRGFVLEVYEYEVEVSRSYKNTVTVNKERLYLPLKLGPGKVNITSLGMLLVLETDFGLKVSYDWNTLLLLTLPRDLYNASCGLCQGMPFSPPTLSSTDWAMTWAERDTFCQVGCGDSCPRCGLGEKSMPNSAPLMVADSSMISDNEDEPNGVATGIRFHVGDGLYVFVEPEAVRLCGLIVDRGGAFARCHSKVAPAFFYQSCLQDTCLDQGAQDTICNWLQIYASTCQTQGVPLTGWRSDTPCVQSCPPNSHYSSCMSVCPPQCAPARGQRDCSQDCVEGCQCDLGYVLNGKSCILSQNCGCYTDGKYYEPKQLFWNNDCTKRCQCIGRNLIQCDPRRCKAEEECTLRFGVRGCFARRSQHCVASGGGVFRTFDGASLRLPASCSFVLSTNCRKLPDLSFQLIANFDKWSTPNLTTISHVYLYINEENILISGSTVKVNGTPVSVPFLTGLMTRLSTSEGFIVIDTPQDIQVRYNRFNTLSITMGQRLQNKVCGLCGNFNGDPNDDYITSRGKPAVSALELAQSWKTNGMQNSCDETQYVALAQSCDNTAVLALQSEDACQKLTQLKGFFQPCHGLLDPQPFYQSCYLDGCYNHRKAQVCGSLAAYAEACRSLGTLTTKWITQENCSEWIYDPCAGEICTNFTCELENGGDLCGCPELPTNPAAGEDDIIQAEVNCKHAQMEVSISKCKLFQLGFEREDVRINDERCAGIEGEDFISFHINNTKGHCGSIVQSNGTHIMYKNTVWIESVNNTGNVITRDKTINVEFSCAYELDLKISLETVLKPMLSVINLTLPTQEGNFITKMALYKNSSYRHPYREGEVVLSTRDILFVGVFVEGADVNQLILIVNMCWATPSRYSSDRLRYIIIERGCPNTKDNTIGMAENGVSLTCRFHVTVFKFIGDYDEVHLHCDVSLCDSDTNACKVNCPHKRRMYSEDSEHKEHILSVGPIRRRESDWCEEDNGGCEQICSSKGTGPICSCVTGMLQPDGKSCRTLSSSCKVAPALPLLSASAVISIILTHFNSFIVS; from the exons ATGGTCAGACGTTGCTGTCCACTCGCGCTGCTCCAACTCTTAAGCGTTTTTGCACAGACCAGAG CTCTTACTCAGGATCTTTTGTACCCATATGGACCGGCTCATCGGGATCTTGAAACTCCGAAGATGGATGACGGGAGTTCAGTTGAAATTCCTTTGCTCATCCCCTTCATTTTCTTCAACGTTCCCTACCGTTCCATCTAT GTCAACAACAACGGCGTGATCTCCTTCAACGTTCAGGTTAGCCAGTTCACGCCTGAGGCTTTCCCTCTGAGTGACAGCAGGTCTTTCATTGCTCCGCTATGGGCAGATGTGCACAACGGCATCCGAGGAGATGTCTACTACAGAGAGACCACCGATCCCGAACTGCTGGAGAGGGCGACGCAGGATGTCCGCAGGCACTTCAAAAACATGCCCGGCTTCACAGCCACCTGGGTCTTTATGGCAACATGGCACCAGGTCACCTTCTACGGAGGGAGCCAGACCACGCCG GTGAACACTTTCCAGACTATACTGATCTCAGATggtgcagctttctttagcatgtTCAACTACGGGGAAATTACATGGAGCACAGGAACGGCCAGCGGGGGAGATCCTCTGACGGGACTCGGTGGAACGACGGCTCAG GCAGGTTTTAATGGAGGCGATATTGGTCACTTCTTCAACCTGCCGGGATCCCGGTCAAATGACGTGGTGAACATCGAACAGACGACCAACGTAAATTTTCCTGGACGCTGGTTTTTCCGTGTTGACACTGAATTGATAGATCCTGCCAACGGCTGCAGCTACAATG GACGGTATTACAGACGAGGGGAGATCTTCTGGATGTCTGACCAGTGCTCCCAGCGCTGCCGATGCCTTGACATAAATAACGAGGTGCAGTGCCTGGAGGCCCCATGTGGACAGTTTGAGAACTGCGAGCAGCAGGATGGGGCCTTTTACTGCCAGCCCACCCGCACCAGCACCTGCGTGGTATTTGGAGATCCTCACTATCACACCTTTGACGGCTTCCTCTACCACTTCCAAGGCACTTGCTCCTACCTGCTGGCCCGGCCGTGCTGGGAGATGGTAGGACTGCCCTTCTTCAGCGTGGAGGCCAAAAACGAGAACCGTGGCGTTACCACAGTGTCCTGGTTACGAGACGTGACGGTAGAGGTCTACGGCCATAGAGTGATGATACCTAAAGGCAGTTTGGGAAATGTACAG GTGGACGGCTTGATGAAGGCTTTGCCAGTCCAACTGGAGCTTGGTGCCGTAAAAGTCTACCAGTCTGGAGTTGCTGTTGCTTTAGAAACAGACTTTGGACTGCTGGTGACCTACGACGGCCAGCACTACGCCTCCATCTCCTTACCAAGCTCCTACTTCAACAACACCTGTGGCCTTTGTGGAAACTACAACGACGACCCTGCAGACGATCCCGTGCTTCCGGACGGCTCTCTTGCGGAAAGTGTGGTGGAGTTGGGAGGCAGCTGGCGAGCAGAAGACACCGACTGGAGGTGCACTGATGGCTGTGCTCAGAACTGCAGCGTTTGCGACCCTGCTACAGAAGCCATGTACTTTCGCTCGGACTACTGCGGGCTTATAAACAAAACCGACGGGCCCTTTCGAGACTGCAGAGCTGTGGTGGACCCCACGGCGTTTGTATATAGCTGTGTGTATGATATGTGCAGCAACAGGGACAACATCACCACGCTGTGCTACGCCATCCAGGCCTATGCTTTAGCATGTCAGGCCCTGGGAGTCACAATACGACCCTGGAGAACGCGCACATTCTGTG CTATGCCCTGTCCGGAGTTCAGCCATTATGAAGTGTGTACCAGCGCGTGTCCGGCCTCCTGCTCGGACCTTACCGCGCCCCTGTACTGCGCTCACCCATGCACCGAGGGCTGCCAGTGCGAACCCGGCTACGTCCTGAGCGGCAACCGCTGCGTGCAGCAGGACGACTGCGGCTGCGAACACAACGACCTCTATTACCCCCTCAACCACACGTTCTGGGCCGGCCCCGGCGGGGAGGAAGGCGACTGCTCCCTCCGCTGCACATGCGGGTTTGCCGGGGAAGTCTCCTGTTTCAATGAGTCCTGCAAGGAGGGCGAAGTGTGTGTGGCCGAGCTGGGCTTGCTGGGCTGTTACCCTCGGAGGGAGGGAGTTTGCTCGGTCACCCAGAACTCGGTGACATCCACCTTTGATGGCACCTTCCTGCTGTTTCCGGATGACAGCTCCTACTACTTGCTGAAGCTGTGTGGTCCGGTACCGGCTAACGGGTCAGTGGTGGAGGTGAAGATTGGCAGGCGGCTCATGAACAAAGGTCCCACTTGGATGAGACCTGTGATAGTAACCGTAGCTAACCTGGAGGCACAGATGGGTGGAACAGATTTTGATACAGTAAAG GTGAATGGCGAACCGGTTGTTCTGCCGTTCGTCCATCCAATGGAGACCATGATGATCTACAGGGCACCAGGAAATGCGACCGTGGTGGAGTCCAGAGGTCTGCTCCGCGTCCACTACAACCGCCAGGGATTCCTGAACATCTCCCTCTCCACCATATTCTACAACGTTACCTGTGGGTTATGCGGCGTCTTCAACAGCAACACCACAGACGACCTGCGCCTGCCCAATGGGCGCCTGGCTGAAAATACTGAACAGTTCACAGAGGGATGGAAATCCATCGCAGACGACCTTACATGCAACGGGGACTGTGACGACCTGTACCGCATGTGCACAGACCTGCGCCTTTACCAGAGTCCCTGGATGTGTGGAAACATCAACGACCCGGGGAACAGCTCCTTCCTGGCCTGCCACTCGGTGGTCAACCCTTCACCGTTCTTCAGGAACTGCCTGTACAACATGTGCATTAGGGAAGGAAACCGGTCGGCCCTCTGCTCCTCTCTGCAGGCGTACGCCACAGCCTGTCAGGATGCCCAAGTGGGCCTCGCCTCCTGGAGGAGTGCGACCAACTGCC CTCTTCCTTGTCCAGAGAACAGCCATTTTGAAGAATGCACCACCGCTTGCCCTTTGACCTGCACCAACCTGGACGAGCCCGAGGAGCCGTGCCCTCTGCCATGCCAGGAAGGCTGCCAATGTGAAGAAGGCTTTGCGATGCGGGACGGCCTGTGCGTGGCCCGGAGCGACTGCGGCTGCATGTACCACGGCCACCAGGTGGCCACCAACCAGACCTTCTGGACTGACTGGGAATGCCAGGAGCGCTGCTACTGCAACGGCTCCGACAACAGCGCGTACTGTCAGCTCGCACCCTGCCACCCCGAGGAGTACTGCCAGGAAAACGACGGCCTGTACTTCTGCCAACCACACACCGAGGCCCTGTGCGTGGCCGCGGGTTACGGCCATTTTCAGGCATTCACCGGCGTGCCATTTGAGCTTCAGAGCTCCTGTACTCTCAAGATGGTCACCACCATTTGTAGGCGCAGAGAGCCGGTGGCGACAAGTGGAGTTTTCCCTCGGTTTAAACTGGCGGTTCGCAATGAGGAGCGAGACACTGGGCAGGCCATCTGGGTGAGGGGCTTCGTGCTGGAGGTCTACGAATATGAGGTGGAGGTTTCCCGAAGCTACAAAAACACTGTAACT GTCAACAAGGAGCGCCTGTACCTTCCCTTGAAGCTGGGCCCGGGGAAGGTCAACATCACTTCCTTGGGGATGCTGCTTGTTCTGGAGACGGACTTCGGCCTGAAGGTGTCGTATGACTGGAACACGCTCCTCCTTTTGACTTTACCGAGGGACCTCTACAACGCCTCCTGCGGCCTCTGCCAGGGCATGCCCTTCTCCCCGCCCACGCTGAGCTCCACGGACTGGGCCATGACCTGGGCGGAAAGGGACACCTTCTGCCAGGTGGGCTGCGGCGACTCCTGCCCACGCTGCGGGCTCGGGGAGAAGAGCATGCCCAACAGCGCCCCCCTCATGGTGGCCGACTCCAGCATGATTAGCGACAACGAGGACGAGCCGAACGGAGTCGCCACCGGCATACGCTTCCACGTCGGGGACGGACTCTACGTGTTTGTGGAGCCGGAGGCCGTCAGGCTGTGTGGGCTGATTGTGGACCGGGGAGGCGCATTTGCACGGTGTCACAGCAAGGTGGCGCCGGCGTTCTTTTATCAGAGCTGCCTGCAGGACACTTGTTTGGACCAAGGAGCTCAGGATACAATCTGTAACTGGCTGCAGATCTACGCCAGCACCTGCCAGACACAGGGTGTGCCTTTAACCGGCTGGAGGAGTGACACGCCGTGTG TCCAGAGCTGTCCTCCGAACAGCCATTACTCCAGCTGCATGTCGGTGTGCCCGCCGCAGTGCGCCCCCGCCCGCGGCCAGCGGGACTGCAGCCAGGACTGCGTGGAGGGCTGCCAGTGCGACCTGGGCTACGTGCTCAACGGCAAGAGCTGCATCCTGTCGCAAAACTGCGGCTGCTACACCGATGGAAAATACTACGAG CCCAAACAGCTGTTCTGGAACAACGACTGCACCAAGCGCTGCCAGTGCATCGGGCGGAACCTGATCCAGTGCGACCCGCGGCGCTGCAAGGCGGAGGAAGAGTGCACTCTGCGATTCGGGGTGCGGGGCTGCTTCGCGCGGCGCTCTCAGCACTGCGTGGCGTCGGGCGGCGGCGTCTTCAGGACCTTCGACGGGGCGTCACTGCGTCTCCCAGCCTCCTGCTCCTTTGTCCTGTCCACAAACTGCCGCAAGCTGCCGGACCTCTCCTTCCAGCTCATCGCTAACTTCGATAAGTGGAGCACGCCCAACCTCACCACCATCTCACATGTCTACCTCTACATTAACGAGGAGAACATCCTGATCTCTGGCAGCACCGTCAAG GTGAACGGGACGCCCGTGTCCGTCCCCTTCCTGACCGGCCTGATGACGCGTCTGTCCACGTCCGAGGGCTTCATCGTCATCGACACGCCGCAGGACATTCAGGTTCGCTACAACCGCTTCAACACGCTCAGCATCACCATGGGCCAGCGGCTCCAGAACAAGGTGTGTGGCCTGTGTGGAAACTTCAACGGAGACCCCAACGACGACTACATCACCTCCAGGGGCAAACCGGCCGTCAGCGCGCTGGAGCTGGCCCAGAGCTGGAAGACCAACGGCATGCAGAACAG TTGTGACGAGACCCAGTACGTGGCTTTAGCCCAGTCCTGTGACAACACGGCCGTCCTGGCGCTGCAGAGCGAAGACGCCTGTCAGAAGCTGACCCAGCTGAAGGGCTTCTTCCAGCCGTGCCACGGCCTGCTGGACCCGCAGCCCTTCTACCAGTCCTGCTACCTGGACGGCTGCTACAACCACCGCAAGGCGCAGGTCTGCGGCTCCCTGGCAGCCTACGCCGAGGCCTGCCGCTCCCTGGGAACCCTGACCACCAAGTGGATCACCCAGGAGAACTGCT CAGAATGGATCTACGACCCGTGTGCCGGAGAGATCTGCACAAACTTCACCTGCGAGTTGGAGAACGGAGGCGACCTGTGCGGCTGTCCGGAGCTGCCCACCAACCCTGCAG CAGGTGAGGATGACATCATCCAGGCGGAGGTGAACTGCAAGCACGCCCAGATGGAGGTCTCCATCTCCAAGTGCAAGCTCTTCCAGCTGGGCTTCGAACGCGAAGACGTGAGGATCAACGACGAGCGCTGCGCCGGGATCGAGGGCGAGGATTTCATCTCCTTCCACATCAACAACACCAAAGGCCACTGCGGCTCCATCGTCCAG TCCAACGGCACACACATCATGTACAAGAACACCGTCTGGATCGAGAGCGTCAACAACACCGGCAACGTCATCACCAGAGACAAAACCATCAACGTGGAGTTTTCCTGCGCCTACGAGCTGGACCTGAAGATCTCCCTGGAAACGGTCCTGAAGCCCATGCTCAG CGTGATCAACCTCACCCTGCCGACCCAGGAGGGAAACTTCATCACCAAGATGGCGCTCTACAAGAACTCGTCGTACCGCCACCCGTACCGGGAGGGCGAGGTGGTGCTGAGCACGCGGGACATCCTGTTCGTGGGCGTGTTCGTGGAGGGGGCGGACGTCAACCAGCTCATCCTCATCGTCAACATGTGCTGGGCCACGCCATCGCGCTACAGCAGCGACAGACTGCGCTACATCATCATAGAGAGAGG gTGTCCGAACACGAAGGACAACACCATCGGCATGGCGGAGAACGGCGTGTCCCTCACCTGCCGCTTCCACGTCACCGTCTTCAAGTTCATCGGCGACTACGACGAGGTGCACCTGCACTGTGACGTGTCGCTGTGCGACTCGGACACCAACGCCTGCAAAGTG AACTGTCCACACAAGAGGAGGATGTACTCAGAGGACAGCGAGCACAAGGAGCACATCCTGTCAGTGGGACCCATCAGGAGGAGAG AGTCTGACTGGTGTGAGGAAGACAACGGTGGCTGTGAGCAGATCTGCAGCAGTAAGGGAACTGGGCCCATCTGCAGCTGTGTGACTGGGATGCTGCAGCCTGACGGGAAAAGCTGCCGCA CTCTGAGCTCGTCCTGTAAGGTCGCCCCTGCTCTGCCTCTGCTGAGCGCCAGCGCCGTAATCTCCATCATCCTCACCCACTTTAACTCCTTCATCGTCTCCTAA